TGCCCACGGCCATCAGGATTCCGCCCAGCAACGCCTTCGCCCAACTCGCCTCGAACAGGCGCGCCAGGGAGAGCACCGTCAGGAACGTGGTGATCAGGAAGCCAAGACGGGTGAACAGCAGCGCATAGGCCAGCAGGACCAGCAACACCGCCACCAGCTTCAGGGTGGTGCGCTTGTCCGGCCATTCCCCGTTTTCGCCGGGTCGGAACACCAGCACCAGCGACAGGCCGGCCAACAGCGCGGAAAGCAGCATAGGAAAGGCCTTGGGCCCGACCGGCTCGTAGCTGAAGGTGACCTGGAACTGGCTGGCGTTGAAGGCGGCAAAAGCCGCCAGACCGATCAAGGCGAGTCCCAGAATACGGTCGGCGGCGAGTCTCATTGCGTCAGTCCTACTTCTTTGGCGAGTTGCTTGAACTGGACCACCTGGGCCTTCACGTAGGCGTCGAAGTCATCCCCGAAACGGTTCATCGGGAACAGACCCCGGGCTTTGCGCATCTCGGCGAACGCGTCCTTGCCGGACAGGGTTTCCAGACGCTCGACCCAGGCGTTGTAGTCTGCGTCGGTGACTTTCGGCCCCATGTAGTAACCGCGCCAGATGGGCCATTCAACGTCGTAGCCCTGCTCGGTGGCGGTGGGAATATCGGCGTAGGGCCCGCCCATGCGCACGTCGGACAGCGCCGCCAGCACGCGGATCTTGCCGCTTTCCAGGTGCGGACGCAGTTCGGACAGGTCACCGGTGAACACTTCGATGTGATCGCCCAGCAACGCGGCCAGGGACTCTCCACCGCCCTCGAACGCTACGTAGCGCAGTTGGCGCGGGGACACGCCGGCCGCCTTGGCGGTCAGGGCGGCTTTCATCCAGTCCTGGCTGCCCACGGTTCCACCGGCGCCAAAGACAACGCCGTTCGGGTTCTTCTTCAGGTCGCTCATCAGATCGCCCAGGTTCTGCCAGGGCGCATCCGCCTTGACCACGATGGCGCCGTAATCCACGCCCAACGCGCCCAGCCAGCGCACTTCGTCGGCGTCGTACTGGCCGAACTTGCCCAGAGCCAGGTTGACGGCGGCACCGGTGCTCGCGGCCACGATCAGGTTGGGGTCGTCGTCACGCACGCCGTTGACGTGGTTGTAGGCCACGGCGCCGATGCCGCCGGGCATGTAGCTGACCATCATCGGCTGGTCGATCAGCCCGGTCTCCTGCAGGCCGTTGGCGGCCAGGCGACAGGTCAGGTCATAGCCCCCGCCCGGCTTGGCGGGCGCGATGCATTCGGTGGTTTCGGATTGGGCGTGAGCGTTACCGGTCATCAGTGCGGCACCCATGACGAGCGGCGCAGACCAGCGCAGGAATGCGGAGTTGAATTTCATGTTGGACTCCTGTTGTATTTGTTTTCCGCAAGGTCGTCCGGAAACGTCCCTGCTGTTC
The sequence above is drawn from the Marinobacter bohaiensis genome and encodes:
- a CDS encoding tripartite tricarboxylate transporter TctB family protein; translation: MRLAADRILGLALIGLAAFAAFNASQFQVTFSYEPVGPKAFPMLLSALLAGLSLVLVFRPGENGEWPDKRTTLKLVAVLLVLLAYALLFTRLGFLITTFLTVLSLARLFEASWAKALLGGILMAVGSYYLFTLGLGIALPGGHWLPDFN
- a CDS encoding Bug family tripartite tricarboxylate transporter substrate binding protein translates to MKFNSAFLRWSAPLVMGAALMTGNAHAQSETTECIAPAKPGGGYDLTCRLAANGLQETGLIDQPMMVSYMPGGIGAVAYNHVNGVRDDDPNLIVAASTGAAVNLALGKFGQYDADEVRWLGALGVDYGAIVVKADAPWQNLGDLMSDLKKNPNGVVFGAGGTVGSQDWMKAALTAKAAGVSPRQLRYVAFEGGGESLAALLGDHIEVFTGDLSELRPHLESGKIRVLAALSDVRMGGPYADIPTATEQGYDVEWPIWRGYYMGPKVTDADYNAWVERLETLSGKDAFAEMRKARGLFPMNRFGDDFDAYVKAQVVQFKQLAKEVGLTQ